A window of Psychroflexus sp. ALD_RP9 contains these coding sequences:
- a CDS encoding YfhO family protein, giving the protein MKKFIKQNAKHFFVILGFIAISLAFFHPVLQNKIIYQSDIVQYIGMAEKHKDFKADTGEESYWTDAAFVGMPTYQLGANYPYNYIKELDRLIRFLPRPADYLFLYFIGIYILFLTLKVNYKYAIVGALAFGFSTYLIIILGVGHNAKAHAIAYFPVVISGILLCLKNKRLLGFITLFFGLALELNANHFQMTYYLMLLTLVLGIVYLIDALKNNQLPQFLKSVGIMLAAALLAVGVNSTQVLATKEYTDYSTRGDTGLTINPDGSKKAETALSYDYITEYSYGWLESLNLFIPRFMGGSSAEALDTESETFKYLMSLEGISTQQALGFVESAPTYWGEQTYIGAPAYIGASVLFLFVLALFLVNGKLKKWIVSGILLSLLLSLGDNFALLTKFFINYIPLYDKFRAVSSIQAIIEFAVPVLAIVGLAKFFKPSVSYELKLKALKYTSIILGSILVLLYLFSGSFDYSTTNDARLIKQLGPNFIRALRLDREAMLTADVLRTLAICIAVAAILLAVLKQKLQHNMALIGISLVILIDLVSFNKNYVNEEDFVPEIAMQQPFEATSVDKLINKDTTHFRVYDLSSSPLNSSRASYFHNSIGGYHAAKPGRIQDLFDFHIYKGNQQVLNMLNVKYFIFSEQGKVSYQQNETAFGNAWFVEDVQLVNSPNEAIKALDSTNLKSTAVVENAYKSEVPKTSFKLKSKDQIRLSDYQLNQLTYTYNLSDDAIAVFSELYYPKGWKAYVDGEKINHFNANYVLRAAYLPKGNHKLVFKFEPDVITTGNVITLASYGLFFLLLIGGFIYKSKQETT; this is encoded by the coding sequence ATGAAAAAGTTTATAAAACAAAATGCTAAGCATTTTTTTGTCATTCTTGGTTTTATTGCAATATCACTTGCTTTTTTTCATCCAGTTCTCCAAAACAAAATTATCTACCAAAGTGATATTGTCCAGTATATTGGTATGGCCGAAAAGCACAAAGATTTTAAGGCTGATACAGGTGAAGAAAGTTACTGGACTGATGCTGCATTTGTAGGCATGCCAACTTACCAACTTGGAGCAAATTATCCGTATAATTATATTAAAGAACTTGACCGGCTTATTAGGTTTTTACCAAGACCAGCTGATTATTTGTTTCTGTATTTTATAGGTATTTACATCTTGTTTTTAACCTTAAAAGTTAACTATAAATATGCAATCGTAGGCGCTTTAGCTTTTGGTTTTTCAACCTACTTAATTATTATTTTAGGGGTTGGTCACAATGCAAAAGCACATGCCATAGCATACTTTCCAGTCGTAATTAGTGGGATTTTACTTTGTTTAAAAAACAAACGCTTACTAGGTTTTATCACTTTGTTTTTTGGTTTAGCATTAGAGCTAAATGCTAATCATTTTCAAATGACCTACTATTTAATGCTACTTACGCTTGTCTTAGGAATCGTTTACCTTATTGATGCTCTTAAAAATAATCAACTACCTCAATTTTTGAAGTCAGTTGGTATAATGCTAGCCGCAGCATTATTAGCAGTTGGTGTTAATTCAACACAAGTATTAGCGACTAAAGAGTATACAGATTACAGTACAAGAGGAGATACAGGTTTAACCATTAATCCTGATGGATCGAAAAAAGCAGAAACAGCTTTGAGTTATGATTATATTACAGAATATAGTTATGGTTGGTTAGAAAGTTTAAATTTATTTATTCCACGATTTATGGGTGGTTCAAGTGCTGAAGCTTTAGATACTGAATCAGAAACTTTTAAGTACTTAATGTCACTTGAAGGTATTTCAACTCAGCAAGCTTTAGGGTTTGTAGAAAGTGCGCCTACTTATTGGGGAGAACAAACTTACATTGGTGCTCCAGCTTATATCGGTGCTAGTGTTTTATTTTTGTTTGTATTAGCCTTGTTTTTAGTTAATGGAAAACTTAAAAAATGGATAGTTAGTGGTATCTTGCTATCGCTATTACTTTCTTTGGGTGATAATTTTGCTTTACTCACAAAGTTTTTTATCAACTATATTCCATTATACGATAAATTTAGAGCAGTATCATCGATACAAGCGATTATAGAGTTTGCAGTCCCTGTTTTAGCTATTGTTGGTTTAGCTAAATTTTTTAAACCATCCGTTAGTTATGAGTTAAAGTTAAAAGCATTAAAATACACCAGCATCATTTTAGGATCTATTTTGGTTTTATTATATCTGTTTAGTGGTAGTTTTGACTACAGTACGACTAACGATGCTAGATTAATTAAGCAATTAGGGCCTAATTTTATTCGAGCTTTACGCCTTGATAGAGAAGCTATGTTAACTGCTGACGTGCTTAGAACTCTGGCTATATGTATTGCCGTCGCTGCGATATTATTGGCAGTTTTAAAGCAGAAACTTCAACATAATATGGCCTTAATTGGTATTTCGCTCGTTATTTTAATCGATTTGGTAAGCTTCAATAAAAACTATGTTAACGAAGAAGATTTTGTTCCTGAAATCGCAATGCAACAACCATTTGAAGCGACTTCAGTTGATAAGTTAATTAATAAAGATACAACTCATTTTAGGGTGTATGATTTAAGCTCAAGCCCTTTAAATTCTTCTCGTGCTTCATATTTTCATAATTCAATTGGTGGCTATCACGCGGCAAAGCCAGGAAGAATTCAAGATTTGTTCGATTTTCATATTTATAAGGGCAATCAGCAGGTACTAAATATGTTAAATGTTAAGTATTTTATTTTTTCAGAACAAGGAAAAGTTAGTTATCAACAAAATGAAACCGCTTTTGGAAATGCTTGGTTTGTTGAAGATGTTCAGCTGGTAAATAGTCCTAATGAAGCAATTAAAGCTTTAGACTCTACTAATCTTAAATCTACTGCTGTAGTTGAAAACGCTTATAAATCTGAAGTTCCTAAAACTTCTTTTAAGTTGAAATCTAAAGACCAAATTAGACTGAGCGATTACCAACTCAACCAATTAACTTATACCTATAATCTAAGCGATGATGCTATAGCAGTATTTTCTGAATTATATTATCCAAAAGGTTGGAAAGCTTATGTTGATGGCGAAAAAATTAATCACTTTAACGCCAATTATGTGCTACGTGCCGCATATTTACCTAAAGGCAATCACAAATTGGTATTTAAATTTGAACCTGATGTTATAACAACAGGAAACGTGATAACTTTAGCAAGTTATGGATTGTTTTTTCTACTACTAATTGGCGGTTTTATTTATAAGTCGAAGCAAGAAACTACATGA
- a CDS encoding glycosyltransferase yields the protein MKNVLIITYYWPPAGGPGVQRWLKFSKYLPDFGIQPIVYKPKNPHYPTKDESLNLEVSSKVKVIEKSIFEPYSFAKILSKSDTESLSKGLIKSPKKQTKIQESLLYVRGNYFIPDARKFWITPSVKFLSKYVTKHQIDCIITTGPPHSLHLIGQQLKTKFSDLKWIADFRDPWTNIGYHNELKLTEASAEKHKQLEQEVLDQADELLVTSFETQHEFKLKTQTPVHLITNGFDDESVRVEDLDEQFSLAHIGSLLSQRNPELLWEVLAELINELENFKQFFELRLVGNVSEQVVESINSYGLKDYVSLIGYVNHQKAIEIQQSAQLLLLIEINSEETKGIIPGKLFEYMNAKRPILAIGPENWDVKRLVDETSSGTVFTYNDKQKLKAQITTHFKAYLNGKLNVNSTKINQFSRKNLTEKLSKVIK from the coding sequence ATGAAAAACGTTTTAATTATAACTTATTATTGGCCGCCAGCTGGTGGTCCTGGTGTGCAGCGCTGGTTGAAGTTTTCTAAATATTTGCCTGATTTTGGTATACAGCCAATTGTATATAAACCTAAAAACCCACATTACCCAACTAAAGACGAAAGCCTAAATCTAGAGGTTTCTTCTAAAGTAAAGGTTATCGAAAAATCAATTTTTGAGCCTTATAGTTTTGCAAAAATTTTATCTAAATCTGATACAGAAAGTTTAAGTAAAGGTTTAATTAAGTCACCTAAAAAACAAACAAAAATACAAGAAAGCTTACTTTATGTTCGTGGAAATTATTTTATTCCAGATGCTCGAAAATTTTGGATAACGCCATCAGTTAAGTTTTTATCAAAATATGTTACTAAACATCAAATCGACTGTATTATAACTACAGGACCACCACACAGTTTACATTTGATCGGGCAACAACTAAAAACTAAGTTTAGCGATTTAAAGTGGATAGCAGATTTTCGAGATCCTTGGACAAATATTGGTTATCATAACGAATTAAAGCTTACAGAAGCTTCTGCAGAAAAACATAAGCAGCTAGAACAAGAAGTGCTAGACCAAGCCGATGAGCTTTTAGTTACCAGTTTTGAAACACAACATGAATTTAAGTTAAAAACACAAACACCTGTTCATCTAATTACAAATGGTTTTGATGATGAGTCGGTTCGCGTTGAAGACCTTGATGAACAATTTTCTTTAGCACATATTGGGTCGTTACTAAGCCAGCGTAATCCTGAACTTTTATGGGAAGTTTTAGCTGAATTAATTAATGAACTCGAAAATTTTAAACAATTCTTTGAACTCAGGTTGGTTGGTAATGTAAGCGAGCAAGTTGTTGAATCTATTAATAGTTATGGCTTAAAAGATTATGTAAGCTTAATAGGTTATGTTAATCACCAAAAAGCTATTGAAATTCAACAAAGCGCACAGCTTTTGTTGCTAATTGAGATAAATAGCGAAGAAACTAAAGGTATTATTCCAGGTAAATTATTTGAGTATATGAATGCTAAACGCCCAATTCTGGCTATTGGTCCTGAAAATTGGGATGTTAAGCGTCTTGTTGATGAAACATCATCAGGAACAGTTTTTACTTATAATGATAAACAAAAGCTTAAAGCACAAATTACAACCCATTTTAAAGCCTATTTGAATGGTAAACTGAATGTAAATTCTACTAAAATTAACCAATTTAGTAGAAAGAATTTAACTGAGAAATTATCTAAAGTAATCAAGTAA
- the uvrA gene encoding excinuclease ABC subunit UvrA, which yields MKQSIDDLDPKDFIIIKGAELHNLKGIDVAIPRNKLVVITGLSGSGKSSLAFDTLYAEGQRRYVESLSAYARQFLGRLNKPKVDYIKGIAPAIAIEQKVNSTNPRSTVGTSTEIYDYLKLLYARIGQTVSPISGQIVKKHRVSDVVDAVKAFDEGKRLLLLAPIHLKENRTAAEQIKILQQQGFSRIKRHQKVERIDEIDFDQLKENEKFELVVDRIVVKHEDDFYNRLADAVQNAFYEGQGEVVLEDYKTGKQQTFNNKFELDGMQFTEPNEHLFSFNNPLGACPKCDGYGDVIDIDEDLVIPNTGLSIYENAIAPWRGDTLGWYKDQLVQYANHFDFPIHRPYFKLTDEQKNILWNGNQYITGINEFFNKVESKAYKIQNRVLLSRYRGKTKCKLCEGKRLKAEANYVKINDKSISELVDLPIDEVRLFFNNLKLNSYQENVGKRLLKEINSRLAFLHDVGLDYLTLNRKSNTLSGGESQRINLATSLGSSLVGSMYILDEPSIGLHSEDNDRLIKVLKNLRDLGNTVIVVEHDEDIMKAADYIIDIGPEAGINGGQVVAEGTYKQILKSKSLTAQYLNQSLQIEVPKKRKKSKSFVKVIGARANNLKNIDVKFPLDCLTLVTGMSGSGKSTLVKNILYPALIKANGGYGTKVGQFDQLEGNFKHIKQVEYVDQNPIGRSSRSNPVTYIKAYDDIRNLFANQKLAKLRNFKPKHFSFNVDAGRCETCQGEGEVTIEMQFMADVHLECETCHGKRFKDEVLEVTFYDKSIHDVLNLSVSEAITFFDDKEEHKIVKKLQPLKDVGLDYVKLGQSSSTLSGGEAQRIKLAAFLSKGQTKDKCLFIFDEPTTGLHFHDINKLLKSLYALIEKGHSVIVIEHNLDLIKCADHIIDLGPKGGVHGGELVCYGTPEEVAKSKHSLTGQFLKEKL from the coding sequence ATGAAACAATCCATAGACGACCTTGACCCAAAAGATTTTATAATCATTAAAGGTGCTGAACTTCATAATTTAAAAGGAATTGATGTCGCTATTCCTAGAAATAAACTCGTTGTTATCACAGGTTTATCAGGTTCAGGAAAATCTTCTCTTGCGTTTGATACACTATATGCTGAAGGCCAAAGACGTTATGTAGAAAGCTTATCTGCCTACGCAAGACAATTTTTAGGACGCTTAAATAAGCCTAAAGTCGATTATATTAAAGGAATTGCACCAGCTATTGCTATCGAGCAAAAAGTTAACTCTACAAATCCACGCTCAACTGTTGGTACATCTACAGAAATATATGACTATCTCAAATTACTTTATGCTCGAATAGGCCAAACAGTATCACCAATTTCGGGGCAAATTGTAAAAAAACATCGTGTAAGTGACGTTGTCGATGCAGTTAAAGCGTTTGATGAAGGTAAAAGACTATTGCTCCTAGCGCCAATTCATCTAAAAGAAAATCGAACCGCAGCTGAACAAATTAAAATATTACAACAGCAAGGTTTTAGCCGTATAAAACGTCATCAAAAAGTTGAACGCATTGATGAAATTGATTTTGACCAATTAAAAGAAAATGAGAAATTTGAATTAGTGGTTGATCGAATTGTTGTTAAACATGAAGACGATTTTTACAATCGATTAGCCGATGCTGTTCAAAATGCATTTTATGAAGGTCAAGGTGAAGTTGTTTTAGAAGATTATAAAACCGGAAAACAACAAACCTTCAATAATAAATTTGAACTAGATGGCATGCAATTTACCGAGCCTAACGAACATTTGTTCAGTTTTAACAATCCTCTTGGAGCTTGCCCAAAGTGTGACGGTTATGGTGATGTGATAGATATTGATGAAGATTTGGTGATTCCTAACACAGGCTTAAGTATTTACGAAAATGCCATTGCACCTTGGCGTGGCGATACCTTAGGTTGGTATAAAGATCAGTTAGTTCAATATGCTAATCATTTCGACTTTCCTATTCATCGCCCCTATTTTAAGTTGACGGATGAGCAAAAAAATATTTTGTGGAATGGAAATCAATATATAACAGGAATCAACGAATTTTTCAATAAAGTAGAATCTAAAGCCTATAAAATTCAAAATCGTGTACTTTTATCACGCTATCGAGGAAAAACAAAATGTAAACTCTGTGAAGGAAAACGTTTAAAAGCGGAAGCCAATTATGTTAAAATTAATGACAAAAGCATTTCTGAATTAGTTGATTTACCAATAGATGAAGTCCGTTTATTCTTCAATAATTTAAAGCTTAATTCATATCAAGAAAATGTTGGAAAACGTTTACTAAAAGAAATTAATTCTCGTCTAGCTTTTTTACATGATGTTGGTTTAGATTACTTAACCTTAAACCGTAAATCTAACACACTTTCTGGCGGCGAATCTCAGCGTATTAACCTCGCTACTTCTTTAGGAAGTAGTTTAGTTGGCTCGATGTATATTTTAGATGAGCCTTCGATAGGCCTACATTCTGAAGATAACGACCGATTAATTAAAGTACTTAAAAACTTACGCGATTTAGGAAATACAGTAATTGTTGTTGAACATGATGAAGATATCATGAAAGCAGCTGATTATATTATAGATATTGGTCCAGAAGCTGGAATTAATGGTGGTCAAGTAGTTGCTGAAGGAACTTACAAGCAGATTTTGAAAAGCAAATCTTTAACCGCTCAATATTTAAATCAATCTTTACAGATTGAAGTACCCAAAAAGAGAAAAAAATCTAAATCATTTGTAAAAGTAATTGGTGCTCGAGCTAATAATTTAAAAAATATTGATGTTAAATTTCCTTTAGATTGCCTAACACTTGTCACTGGAATGTCCGGAAGTGGTAAAAGCACTTTGGTTAAAAATATACTATACCCAGCTTTAATTAAAGCCAATGGCGGTTATGGGACAAAGGTTGGCCAATTTGATCAATTAGAAGGAAATTTTAAACATATTAAACAGGTTGAGTATGTAGATCAAAACCCGATTGGTCGTTCATCTCGCTCAAATCCAGTAACTTATATCAAAGCTTACGATGATATTCGTAACTTATTTGCGAATCAAAAACTTGCCAAATTACGTAATTTTAAACCGAAACATTTCAGTTTTAATGTTGATGCAGGAAGATGCGAAACTTGCCAAGGAGAAGGTGAAGTGACTATTGAAATGCAATTTATGGCAGATGTTCATCTTGAATGCGAAACCTGTCATGGAAAGCGCTTTAAAGATGAAGTTTTAGAAGTTACTTTCTATGATAAAAGTATTCATGATGTTCTGAACTTAAGTGTGTCAGAAGCTATTACTTTTTTTGATGACAAAGAAGAGCATAAAATCGTCAAAAAATTACAGCCTTTAAAAGATGTAGGATTAGATTATGTTAAGCTTGGGCAAAGTTCGTCTACACTTTCAGGTGGTGAAGCTCAACGAATTAAACTTGCTGCATTTTTAAGTAAAGGCCAAACTAAAGACAAATGCTTATTTATTTTTGATGAACCAACTACAGGCTTACATTTTCACGATATCAATAAATTATTAAAATCGCTTTATGCTCTGATTGAAAAAGGACATTCGGTGATTGTGATTGAACATAACTTAGATTTAATTAAATGCGCTGACCACATAATTGATTTAGGACCTAAAGGTGGTGTTCACGGCGGTGAGCTAGTTTGCTATGGAACGCCAGAAGAAGTTGCTAAATCTAAACATTCATTAACAGGACAATTTTTAAAAGAAAAACTATAA
- a CDS encoding RNA polymerase sigma factor: protein MGNLETIPESTLVNQYIAGDEKSLAMLINRHEQKIFGFIYSKVKNKAIAEDVFQETFIKVIKTLKRGKYNEEGKFLPWVMRIAHNLVIDHFRKSNRLPKFDCNGDFEIFDVISNDELDAEHRLVKSQIEGDLHELIKILPQDQFEVLQMRIFKEMSFKEIAMRTDVSINTALGRMRYALINLRKAVEANQIILTN, encoded by the coding sequence ATGGGTAATTTAGAAACAATACCAGAATCAACCTTAGTAAACCAGTATATTGCAGGTGATGAGAAATCTTTAGCCATGTTAATTAATAGACATGAGCAAAAAATTTTTGGTTTCATATACTCAAAGGTAAAAAACAAGGCAATTGCTGAAGATGTATTTCAAGAAACATTTATTAAGGTAATCAAAACATTGAAACGTGGTAAATATAATGAAGAGGGCAAATTTTTGCCTTGGGTAATGCGTATTGCTCATAATTTAGTGATCGATCACTTTAGAAAATCAAATCGTTTACCAAAATTTGATTGTAACGGAGATTTTGAAATTTTTGATGTCATTTCAAATGATGAACTTGATGCTGAGCATCGTTTGGTTAAATCTCAAATTGAAGGTGATTTGCACGAGCTGATAAAAATTTTACCTCAAGATCAATTTGAAGTCCTGCAAATGCGAATTTTTAAAGAAATGAGTTTTAAAGAAATAGCTATGCGTACAGATGTAAGCATAAATACAGCTTTAGGACGCATGCGCTATGCTTTAATTAATCTTCGCAAAGCTGTAGAAGCTAATCAAATTATATTAACAAATTAA
- a CDS encoding endonuclease III domain-containing protein, translating into MKKTEKVDFVINTLKKLYPSIPVPLDHKDPYTLLIAVLLSAQSTDVKVNQITPILFAKADNPYDMVKLSIEEIREIIKPVGLSPMKSKGIHGLSQILIDKHQGLVPQNFEDLEELPAVGHKTASVVLAQAFGIPTFPVDTHIHRLMYRWGLSTGKNVVQTERDAKRLFPRELWNDLHLQIIWYGRDYSPARGWNLDQDIITKTIGRKSVINDYQKKVRKKRT; encoded by the coding sequence ATGAAAAAAACAGAAAAAGTAGATTTCGTTATAAATACGTTAAAGAAATTATATCCAAGCATACCTGTTCCTTTGGATCATAAAGATCCTTATACTCTATTAATTGCAGTTTTATTATCGGCCCAAAGCACAGATGTTAAGGTTAATCAAATCACGCCAATACTTTTTGCTAAAGCTGATAATCCTTATGACATGGTTAAGCTTTCTATTGAAGAAATAAGAGAAATTATAAAACCAGTTGGTTTATCACCAATGAAATCTAAAGGAATTCATGGTTTATCTCAAATTTTAATTGATAAGCATCAAGGTTTAGTACCGCAAAATTTCGAAGATTTAGAAGAGCTCCCAGCTGTCGGACATAAAACAGCTAGCGTTGTTTTAGCACAGGCTTTTGGTATACCAACTTTTCCTGTAGATACGCATATTCATAGACTTATGTATCGTTGGGGATTGAGCACAGGCAAAAATGTAGTACAGACCGAACGAGATGCTAAACGATTATTTCCTAGGGAACTCTGGAATGATTTGCACTTACAAATTATTTGGTATGGTCGTGACTATTCGCCTGCAAGAGGTTGGAATTTAGATCAAGATATCATTACAAAAACAATTGGTAGAAAGTCTGTTATTAATGATTACCAAAAAAAAGTCCGCAAGAAGCGGACTTAA
- the bcp gene encoding thioredoxin-dependent thiol peroxidase translates to MTTLKVGDQAPNFSAEDQDGNLHQLSDYKGHKLVVFFYPKASTPGCTAEACNLRDHWQSFKNEGYKILGVSADSKKRQQNFKNKYELPFPLLADEDKSVIEAFGVWGPKKFMGKEYDGIHRTTFVIDEDGKLKDVITKVKTKAHAEQIL, encoded by the coding sequence ATGACAACATTAAAAGTAGGCGATCAAGCCCCAAATTTTTCAGCAGAAGACCAAGATGGGAATTTACATCAACTCAGTGATTATAAAGGTCATAAATTAGTGGTGTTTTTTTACCCTAAAGCAAGTACACCAGGTTGTACTGCCGAAGCTTGTAATTTAAGAGATCATTGGCAAAGCTTTAAAAATGAGGGTTATAAAATTTTAGGAGTTAGTGCTGATTCTAAAAAACGACAACAAAATTTTAAAAACAAATACGAGCTACCATTTCCATTATTAGCCGATGAAGATAAATCAGTTATTGAAGCTTTTGGTGTTTGGGGACCGAAAAAGTTTATGGGAAAAGAGTATGATGGCATTCATAGAACAACCTTTGTAATTGATGAAGATGGTAAGCTTAAAGACGTTATTACCAAAGTAAAAACCAAAGCTCACGCTGAGCAAATTCTGTAG
- a CDS encoding NAD(P)/FAD-dependent oxidoreductase — protein MNSKVCIIGGGLAGLTAAIHLSLDGFEVVVVEKNEYPQHKVCGEYVSNEVKTYLSSLGLIKFLKQTQDINTLKLSNVNGQLFSAQLPLGGFGVSRFAMDHALFKHAKEIGVKVIKAKVTHFESTHSGFKTYFMDSCLNSKFLLLAYGKRSNLDKKLHRSFIQKKSQWIGVKAHYNLDEFPANEVQLHNFDGGYCGLSKTESHAINCCYLVSAEVFKHYKSIDDFNKKVLRNNQHLNHFFEKANSIFESPLAIAQVSFAKKSNSNSNALMLGDAAGLIHPLCGNGMAMAIHSAKIAAEAIKLVDQNSLQMSQLSTYYKQQWQSSFKKRLFYGRIFQKILLNQRLTSLGLNLLQPLPFLLPKLVRLTHGQPIPAYD, from the coding sequence TTGAACTCAAAAGTTTGCATTATTGGTGGTGGTTTAGCAGGACTTACGGCAGCAATACACTTAAGTCTTGATGGCTTTGAAGTAGTTGTAGTTGAAAAAAATGAATATCCACAACACAAAGTCTGTGGCGAATATGTTTCTAATGAAGTAAAAACATATTTATCAAGTTTAGGGCTAATAAAATTCTTAAAGCAAACACAGGATATCAATACACTTAAGTTATCTAATGTTAATGGTCAACTTTTTTCAGCTCAATTACCGCTTGGTGGTTTTGGTGTGAGCCGTTTTGCAATGGATCATGCTTTATTTAAGCATGCTAAAGAAATTGGTGTTAAAGTCATTAAAGCTAAAGTAACACATTTCGAGTCTACTCATTCAGGCTTTAAAACCTACTTTATGGATTCTTGTTTAAACTCAAAATTTTTGTTGTTAGCTTATGGAAAACGGTCTAATCTCGATAAAAAATTACATCGAAGTTTTATCCAGAAAAAAAGCCAATGGATTGGTGTAAAAGCGCATTATAATTTAGATGAATTCCCAGCTAATGAAGTCCAACTTCATAATTTTGATGGTGGCTATTGTGGTTTATCAAAAACAGAATCGCATGCAATTAATTGTTGTTATTTAGTTTCAGCTGAAGTGTTTAAACACTATAAATCCATAGATGATTTTAATAAAAAGGTGCTCAGAAATAATCAGCATCTTAATCATTTTTTTGAGAAAGCTAATTCTATATTTGAATCTCCACTTGCTATTGCTCAAGTCTCCTTTGCAAAAAAGTCAAATTCAAATTCTAATGCTTTAATGTTAGGGGATGCAGCAGGCTTAATTCATCCTTTATGCGGCAACGGCATGGCAATGGCCATACATTCAGCTAAAATTGCCGCTGAAGCGATTAAATTGGTTGACCAAAATTCTCTTCAGATGAGTCAATTATCAACATATTACAAACAACAATGGCAATCATCGTTTAAAAAACGCTTATTTTATGGGCGTATTTTTCAGAAAATTTTATTAAATCAAAGGTTAACCAGCTTGGGATTAAATTTACTTCAGCCATTACCGTTTTTATTACCAAAACTTGTTCGTTTAACTCATGGTCAACCTATTCCAGCTTATGATTAG
- a CDS encoding methyltransferase domain-containing protein — translation MISTNKRSSQAEIMDTFDFKGQDLVNVLQHIDQINSSLGGHRVTINGVKQLLKKSKKEVITIADIGCGSGASLRAIAKWAEKQKFQVKLIGIDANPYIIEVAKSLTSTKFNISYLCLDVFSAEFKALEFDIVCSSLTFHHFKDQSIIQLLQQLEAQVKLGIIINDLHRHKLAYRLFQLYSIFFVRSQIAKKDGLISILRGFKSKDFKYFSKQLNNATQLKWFWAFRYQFLIQIHG, via the coding sequence ATGATTAGTACAAATAAACGTTCATCTCAAGCAGAAATTATGGATACATTCGACTTTAAAGGACAAGATTTAGTCAATGTACTTCAACATATTGATCAAATTAATTCAAGTTTAGGCGGCCATCGTGTAACGATAAATGGTGTCAAGCAGTTACTAAAAAAATCAAAAAAAGAGGTAATCACAATTGCTGATATTGGCTGTGGAAGTGGCGCAAGTTTAAGAGCCATTGCAAAATGGGCTGAAAAGCAAAAATTTCAAGTAAAATTGATTGGTATTGATGCCAATCCGTATATTATTGAAGTAGCTAAATCATTAACTTCAACTAAGTTTAATATTTCTTATCTATGTTTAGACGTGTTTTCAGCAGAGTTCAAAGCTTTAGAGTTTGATATTGTTTGCTCAAGTCTCACTTTTCACCATTTTAAAGATCAGTCGATTATACAATTGCTTCAACAACTAGAAGCGCAAGTTAAATTAGGAATAATCATTAATGATTTACACCGCCATAAATTAGCTTATCGCTTATTTCAATTATATAGTATTTTCTTTGTCAGATCTCAAATAGCAAAAAAAGATGGATTAATTTCGATCTTAAGAGGTTTTAAATCAAAGGATTTTAAGTATTTTTCAAAACAATTGAATAATGCAACTCAATTGAAATGGTTCTGGGCATTTCGTTATCAATTTTTAATACAAATTCATGGTTAA